Proteins from a single region of Bogoriella caseilytica:
- the rsmI gene encoding 16S rRNA (cytidine(1402)-2'-O)-methyltransferase codes for MSHDSQGLIVLAATPIGDVEDAPPRLRRLFHEADVVAAEDTRRLRALTSRMGVELTGRVLSYQEHNEARRAPELVEEAAGGATVLVVSDAGMPSVSDPGYRLVAAAAEAGVQVTVLPGPSAVLTALALSGLATDRFCFEGFLPRRAGERARVLAGLAEERRTMVFFEAPHRLAESLGAMAEAFDPARRAAVCREMTKTYEEVRREGLGELARWAAEGVRGEITIVVAGAEPEAARVEDHVAELLERVAQGERLKDAAAVVAASTGLGKRELYQAALEARE; via the coding sequence ATGTCCCATGACTCGCAGGGCTTGATCGTTCTGGCCGCCACGCCCATCGGTGACGTCGAGGACGCCCCGCCCCGCTTGCGTCGGTTGTTCCATGAGGCCGACGTCGTCGCCGCGGAGGACACCCGGCGGTTGCGGGCGCTCACCTCACGCATGGGGGTCGAGCTGACCGGACGCGTGCTCTCGTACCAGGAGCACAACGAGGCCCGCAGGGCCCCGGAACTGGTGGAGGAGGCCGCTGGCGGCGCCACGGTGCTGGTGGTCTCCGATGCGGGGATGCCCTCGGTCTCCGATCCGGGCTACCGGCTGGTCGCCGCCGCCGCTGAGGCCGGTGTGCAGGTGACTGTGCTGCCCGGGCCGTCGGCGGTGCTCACCGCGCTGGCGCTCTCCGGCCTGGCTACGGATCGCTTCTGCTTCGAGGGCTTCTTGCCGCGCCGGGCCGGTGAACGGGCTCGGGTACTGGCTGGGCTCGCCGAGGAGCGGCGCACCATGGTGTTCTTCGAGGCCCCGCACCGCCTGGCGGAGTCTCTCGGTGCGATGGCTGAGGCCTTCGACCCGGCCCGCCGGGCAGCGGTGTGCCGGGAGATGACCAAGACCTACGAGGAGGTCCGCAGGGAGGGCCTGGGTGAGCTGGCACGCTGGGCAGCAGAGGGTGTGCGCGGTGAGATCACCATCGTGGTCGCTGGCGCCGAGCCGGAGGCGGCGCGGGTGGAGGATCATGTGGCGGAGCTGCTGGAGCGCGTGGCGCAGGGCGAGCGCCTCAAGGATGCCGCTGCGGTCGTGGCGGCGAGCACCGGGCTGGGCAAGCGCGAGCTGTATCAGGCGGCGCTCGAGGCCAGGGAGTAG